In a single window of the Drosophila albomicans strain 15112-1751.03 chromosome 3, ASM965048v2, whole genome shotgun sequence genome:
- the LOC117569730 gene encoding circadian clock-controlled protein daywake isoform X1 — MWQLLGRVVLLALATSVVRGDDGFLTEPPDYIKQCKIADKNFVNCSTQSIQQLFDKLNDGIPGLTSIKSFDPFHLNRIRISQGNSNAINLKVELANVKISGFGHTNVMESLVFKKDYSWKTTFTLPVMKLQGDYSLFGRILLIPLNGRGQVFLDADNLTVTMHTKTRLYEKGGFTFYNVTSCRVDFKMDGLKSYFSNLFNGNKQLEDSTNKFFNDNWRMLADALYTVITQTIEDIMLDILKKIFHFIPANYFVSDIPTPEQLYGKAKTKSKPK; from the exons ATGTGGCAACTACTTGGACGCGTTGTGCTGCTGGCATTGGCCACAAGCGTAGTTCGAGGCGACGATGGCTTTCTGACAGAGCCTC CAGATTACATTAAGCAATGTAAGATAGCCGATAAGAATTTCGTCAACTGTTCCACCCAAAGCATACAGCAGCTCTTCGATAAACTGAACGATG GCATACCGGGTCTGACAAGCATCAAGAGCTTCGATCCATTCCACTTGAATCGCATCAGGATATCCCAGGGCAATAGCAATGCGATTAATCTGAAAGTCGAGCTGGCCAATGTGAAAATCAGTGGATTTGGACACACAAATGTCATGGAGAGTCT TGTGTTCAAAAAGGATTACAGCTGGAAGACAACGTTCACGTTGCCTGTGATGAAGCTGCAAGGTGATTACAGTTTATTCGGCCGCATTCTCCTAATACCCCTCAATGGGCGTGGCCAGGTCTTTCTGGATGCAG ATAACCTGACTGTCACCATGCACACCAAAACGAGGTTGTATGAGAAGGGCGGTTTCACTTTCTATAATGTCACCAGTTGTCGCGTGGACTTTAAAATGGATGGCCTCAAATCGTACTTCTCGAATTTGTTCAATGGCAATAAGCAACTAG AGGACAGTACGAACAAGTTCTTCAACGACAACTGGCGCATGCTGGCCGATGCTTTGTACACGGTGATTACACAGACCATCGAGGATATTATGCTGGATATTCTGAAAAAGATATTCCACTTTATACCGGCGAACTATTTCGTCAGCGATATTCCGACACCGGAACAACTCTATGGCAAAGCGAAGACAAAGTCGAAGCCAAAATAA
- the LOC117569730 gene encoding circadian clock-controlled protein daywake isoform X2: MWQLLGRVVLLALATSVVRGDDGFLTEPHYIKQCKIADKNFVNCSTQSIQQLFDKLNDGIPGLTSIKSFDPFHLNRIRISQGNSNAINLKVELANVKISGFGHTNVMESLVFKKDYSWKTTFTLPVMKLQGDYSLFGRILLIPLNGRGQVFLDADNLTVTMHTKTRLYEKGGFTFYNVTSCRVDFKMDGLKSYFSNLFNGNKQLEDSTNKFFNDNWRMLADALYTVITQTIEDIMLDILKKIFHFIPANYFVSDIPTPEQLYGKAKTKSKPK; this comes from the exons ATGTGGCAACTACTTGGACGCGTTGTGCTGCTGGCATTGGCCACAAGCGTAGTTCGAGGCGACGATGGCTTTCTGACAGAGCCTC ATTACATTAAGCAATGTAAGATAGCCGATAAGAATTTCGTCAACTGTTCCACCCAAAGCATACAGCAGCTCTTCGATAAACTGAACGATG GCATACCGGGTCTGACAAGCATCAAGAGCTTCGATCCATTCCACTTGAATCGCATCAGGATATCCCAGGGCAATAGCAATGCGATTAATCTGAAAGTCGAGCTGGCCAATGTGAAAATCAGTGGATTTGGACACACAAATGTCATGGAGAGTCT TGTGTTCAAAAAGGATTACAGCTGGAAGACAACGTTCACGTTGCCTGTGATGAAGCTGCAAGGTGATTACAGTTTATTCGGCCGCATTCTCCTAATACCCCTCAATGGGCGTGGCCAGGTCTTTCTGGATGCAG ATAACCTGACTGTCACCATGCACACCAAAACGAGGTTGTATGAGAAGGGCGGTTTCACTTTCTATAATGTCACCAGTTGTCGCGTGGACTTTAAAATGGATGGCCTCAAATCGTACTTCTCGAATTTGTTCAATGGCAATAAGCAACTAG AGGACAGTACGAACAAGTTCTTCAACGACAACTGGCGCATGCTGGCCGATGCTTTGTACACGGTGATTACACAGACCATCGAGGATATTATGCTGGATATTCTGAAAAAGATATTCCACTTTATACCGGCGAACTATTTCGTCAGCGATATTCCGACACCGGAACAACTCTATGGCAAAGCGAAGACAAAGTCGAAGCCAAAATAA